The following proteins are co-located in the Gammaproteobacteria bacterium genome:
- a CDS encoding MATE family efflux transporter, which translates to MSGPIGRHLWDLAAPMAVGLVAVSSYSIVDTYFVGQLGTLPLAALGFTFPVSFSLVAVGLGIGVGASSVLARLLGAGDRDALQRITTHSLLLAALLGLIVMVVGLASLDPIFRLLGADDRTLPLVREYMEVYYFGGFLLILPLVGNFAMRSVGDPRVPAVILTLSALLNIVLDPLLIFGLLGFPRLELRGAAIATLIANGATVVASVYILHRREHLIRARYLLPRGMWDSWKRVFHVGVPATATNLLNPLTVGVITSFVAKFGPGAVAGFGVASRVESLVMLVIFAVSSSVTPFVGQNYGARKLDRVRRMTYLSGNFCILYGLGAAAILWPTGAPLASLFNDSAEVIDTASAYLAIVPPTLGGFGFMLVAAACFNALGMPLPATALTFVKLFVAYIPLAWILSGAVGLLGIFWANAAAHVLFGVVAFVWLRRTFGRFELGEARRARLAEHG; encoded by the coding sequence GTGAGCGGGCCGATCGGCCGCCATCTGTGGGATCTCGCCGCCCCGATGGCCGTCGGGCTCGTCGCGGTCAGCTCCTACAGCATCGTCGACACCTATTTCGTCGGTCAGCTCGGCACCCTCCCGCTCGCCGCGCTCGGTTTCACGTTCCCCGTCTCGTTCTCGCTGGTCGCGGTCGGGCTCGGGATCGGCGTCGGAGCTTCGTCGGTTCTCGCGCGGCTGCTCGGCGCCGGCGACCGCGACGCGCTCCAACGGATCACGACGCACTCGCTGCTGCTCGCCGCGCTGCTCGGCCTCATCGTGATGGTCGTCGGCCTCGCGAGCCTCGATCCGATCTTCCGCCTGCTCGGCGCCGACGACCGCACGCTGCCCCTCGTCAGGGAGTACATGGAGGTCTACTACTTCGGCGGCTTCCTGCTGATCCTGCCGCTCGTCGGCAACTTCGCGATGCGCTCCGTCGGGGATCCGCGCGTGCCGGCCGTGATCCTGACTCTCTCGGCGCTGCTCAACATCGTGCTCGACCCGCTTCTGATCTTCGGGCTGCTCGGTTTTCCGCGGCTCGAGCTGCGCGGCGCGGCGATCGCGACGCTGATCGCGAACGGTGCGACCGTCGTCGCGTCGGTGTACATCCTGCATCGGCGCGAGCATCTGATCCGCGCCCGCTACCTGCTGCCTCGAGGCATGTGGGACTCGTGGAAGCGCGTGTTTCATGTCGGCGTGCCGGCCACCGCGACGAACTTGCTGAACCCGCTGACCGTCGGCGTCATCACGTCGTTCGTCGCGAAATTCGGACCGGGAGCCGTGGCCGGATTCGGCGTGGCTTCGCGGGTCGAGTCGCTCGTGATGCTCGTGATCTTCGCGGTGTCGTCGTCGGTGACCCCGTTCGTCGGGCAGAATTACGGGGCGCGCAAGCTCGATCGCGTGCGCCGGATGACCTACCTTTCCGGTAATTTCTGCATCCTGTACGGCCTCGGTGCCGCCGCAATTCTGTGGCCGACGGGCGCGCCGCTCGCGTCGCTCTTCAACGACAGCGCGGAAGTCATTGATACCGCCTCGGCGTATCTCGCGATCGTCCCGCCGACGCTCGGCGGCTTCGGGTTCATGCTCGTCGCCGCCGCGTGCTTCAACGCGCTCGGCATGCCGCTGCCGGCGACCGCGCTCACGTTCGTGAAGCTCTTCGTCGCCTACATCCCGCTCGCGTGGATCCTTTCGGGCGCGGTGGGCCTCCTCGGGATCTTCTGGGCGAACGCGGCCGCGCACGTTCTGTTCGGCGTCGTCGCGTTCGTCTGGCTGCGGAGGACCTTCGGGCGGTTCGAGCTCGGGGAGGCGAGGCGCGCCCGGCTGGCCGAGCACGGCTGA
- a CDS encoding energy transducer TonB: MNVVAGAALLVGAVLAAPAHSRGDEELEPIGVWNCLMYGPFGDQRFYLRTEADGAASIAWLADATRGVWRDLSGWTESRSRVRIEDAANDRELTADLEHPTLGGTWSAPGRLGGWWCAPVSGADAYEDRPPGAEGLMPVLVPAIMASPSYPREAIREAKEGRAVACFLVDGRGEISDPHLVEISDEVFREPTLTAVSKSRYERRNDEQILLPACRTFTFELQAVG, encoded by the coding sequence GTGAACGTCGTCGCCGGCGCCGCGCTGCTCGTCGGCGCGGTGCTCGCTGCTCCGGCTCACTCGCGAGGCGACGAGGAGCTCGAGCCGATCGGCGTCTGGAACTGCTTGATGTACGGCCCGTTCGGCGACCAGAGGTTCTATTTGAGGACGGAAGCCGACGGCGCCGCCTCGATCGCATGGCTCGCCGACGCAACGCGCGGCGTCTGGCGCGACCTCTCGGGCTGGACGGAATCTCGCTCGCGGGTGCGTATCGAGGACGCGGCGAACGATCGCGAGCTCACGGCCGATCTCGAGCACCCGACCCTCGGCGGAACGTGGAGCGCTCCGGGCCGTCTCGGCGGATGGTGGTGCGCGCCGGTGTCCGGCGCCGACGCCTACGAGGACCGTCCGCCCGGCGCCGAAGGATTGATGCCGGTTCTCGTACCCGCGATCATGGCCAGCCCGAGCTACCCTCGGGAGGCTATCCGCGAGGCGAAGGAAGGGCGAGCGGTCGCTTGCTTCTTGGTCGACGGCAGGGGCGAAATCAGCGATCCGCACCTCGTCGAGATATCGGACGAGGTGTTCCGCGAACCGACGCTCACGGCAGTCTCGAAGTCGCGCTACGAGCGCCGAAACGATGAGCAGATCCTGCTGCCCGCCTGCCGGACCTTCACGTTCGAGCTGCAAGCCGTCGGCTGA
- a CDS encoding molybdopterin molybdotransferase MoeA yields MTETYEAERLILERMPSAAACRERLEHCVDRVLAEDVFAERDQPPFDRVTMDGIAIAYRDWSSGTRRFTAAGTQAAGAAQLTLPGPGRCIEVMTGAIMPAGCDTVIPVERVERRGEEIEVRLEAEVTERQFVHPQGSDRRKGARVLARGTRIGPPEMAVLASAGCAEVAVAALPRIAVISTGDELVDVGEPLAPHQIRSSNDRAIEAALLRERLAVVSRTRLPDDERALLDAIQRLHAEHDALILSGGVSMGQFDYVPAVLDRLGATLVFHKIEQRPGRPMWFGVSGDGKPVFALPGNPVSTLVCVTRYVLPALRASLGLEPFVVEYAVLTAPVTMPARLTYFMPVVVESTSDGVLHATPRPTNTSGDFITLAGTAGFVELPHGPPAYPEGASARLYRW; encoded by the coding sequence ATGACCGAAACATACGAAGCCGAACGCCTCATTCTCGAGCGGATGCCGAGCGCCGCGGCGTGCCGCGAGCGGCTCGAGCACTGCGTGGATCGCGTGCTCGCGGAGGACGTCTTCGCCGAGCGTGACCAGCCGCCGTTCGACCGCGTGACGATGGACGGCATCGCGATCGCGTATCGCGACTGGTCCTCCGGCACGCGCCGCTTCACCGCGGCCGGGACGCAGGCAGCCGGGGCGGCGCAGCTGACGCTGCCCGGGCCCGGCCGCTGCATCGAGGTCATGACCGGCGCGATCATGCCGGCCGGATGCGACACCGTGATCCCCGTCGAGCGCGTCGAGCGCCGCGGCGAAGAAATCGAGGTGCGGCTCGAGGCGGAGGTGACGGAGCGGCAGTTCGTGCACCCGCAGGGCAGCGACCGGCGCAAAGGCGCGCGCGTCCTCGCGCGGGGAACCCGGATCGGTCCGCCGGAGATGGCCGTGCTCGCGAGCGCGGGCTGCGCGGAGGTCGCCGTCGCGGCGCTGCCGCGGATCGCCGTGATCTCCACCGGCGACGAGCTCGTCGACGTCGGCGAGCCGCTGGCGCCGCACCAGATCCGCTCGTCCAACGACCGCGCTATAGAAGCCGCCCTGCTCCGCGAGCGGCTCGCGGTCGTCTCGCGCACCCGCCTGCCGGACGACGAGCGCGCGCTGCTCGACGCGATCCAGCGGCTCCACGCCGAGCACGACGCGTTGATCCTTTCGGGCGGCGTCTCGATGGGGCAGTTCGACTACGTGCCCGCCGTGCTCGACCGCCTCGGCGCGACGCTCGTGTTCCACAAGATCGAGCAGCGGCCCGGGCGGCCGATGTGGTTCGGCGTGAGCGGCGACGGCAAGCCCGTGTTCGCGCTGCCCGGCAATCCGGTTTCGACCCTCGTCTGCGTCACGCGTTACGTGCTGCCGGCGTTGCGTGCGTCGCTCGGGCTCGAGCCCTTCGTCGTGGAGTACGCCGTGCTCACGGCGCCGGTAACGATGCCGGCACGGCTCACGTATTTCATGCCGGTCGTCGTCGAGTCGACGTCGGATGGTGTGCTGCACGCGACCCCGCGGCCGACGAACACGTCGGGCGACTTCATCACGCTAGCCGGCACGGCCGGCTTCGTCGAGCTTCCGCACGGCCCACCCGCCTACCCTGAAGGCGCGTCCGCGCGCCTCTACCGCTGGTAA
- a CDS encoding DUF3570 domain-containing protein codes for MAATDARGRPGGERGFRAAMLALAALAALAALVRAPSATAGVLPEDRADVLYHSYDGGGVTIQGPSLLVRKQFASKFSASANYYVDKVSSASIDVVTTASPYSEQRTQYSVGVDYLHDRWLMNLGFTTSEENDYSAETFSVGLSQDFFGDLTTLSLGYSLGNDEVGRRGDPDFSDTVQRQQYRLGLSQILTRNLLMGFSFETITDEGFLNNPYRSVRFIDEESPVGYSYEPEVYPRTRTSDAGAVRFRYHLPFRAAIHGEYRSYADTWDIEADTFELGYTQPLDGGWLFETKLRFYSQTAAEFYSDLFPRSNFQNFIARDKELSTFQSRTIRLGVAYDIMRGGWKFVDRGSLNLAYDHIVFEYEDFRDLTSVGAPPGQEPLYEFDANVVQIFMSFWF; via the coding sequence GTGGCTGCAACTGACGCCCGGGGACGGCCGGGCGGCGAGCGCGGATTCCGTGCGGCGATGCTCGCGCTCGCCGCGCTCGCGGCGTTAGCGGCGCTCGTCCGCGCGCCGAGCGCGACGGCCGGCGTTCTGCCCGAGGACCGCGCGGACGTGCTCTACCACTCCTACGACGGCGGCGGCGTCACGATTCAAGGTCCGTCGCTGCTCGTCCGCAAGCAGTTCGCGAGCAAGTTCTCGGCGTCCGCGAACTACTACGTCGACAAGGTCAGCAGCGCGTCGATCGACGTGGTGACGACGGCAAGCCCGTACAGCGAGCAGCGTACGCAGTACTCGGTCGGCGTCGACTATCTCCACGACCGCTGGCTGATGAACTTGGGCTTCACGACGAGCGAGGAGAACGACTACTCGGCCGAGACGTTCAGCGTCGGCCTCAGCCAGGATTTCTTCGGCGACCTGACGACGTTGTCACTCGGCTACTCGCTCGGCAACGACGAGGTGGGGCGGCGCGGCGACCCGGATTTCAGCGATACGGTGCAGCGGCAGCAGTACCGGCTCGGGCTCTCGCAGATCCTGACGCGCAATCTCCTGATGGGCTTCTCGTTCGAGACGATCACCGACGAAGGCTTCCTGAACAACCCCTACCGGTCGGTGCGTTTCATCGACGAGGAGAGCCCCGTCGGCTACAGCTACGAGCCGGAAGTCTATCCGCGCACGCGCACGAGCGACGCCGGCGCGGTTCGGTTCCGTTATCACTTGCCGTTCCGCGCGGCGATCCACGGCGAGTACCGCTCGTATGCCGACACGTGGGACATCGAGGCCGATACCTTCGAGCTCGGCTACACGCAGCCGCTCGACGGCGGCTGGCTGTTCGAGACGAAGCTCCGGTTTTACTCGCAGACCGCGGCCGAGTTCTACAGCGATCTCTTTCCGCGCTCGAACTTCCAGAACTTCATCGCGCGCGACAAGGAGCTCAGCACGTTCCAGAGCCGCACGATTCGCCTCGGCGTGGCTTACGACATCATGCGCGGCGGCTGGAAATTCGTCGACCGCGGCAGCCTGAACCTCGCGTACGACCACATCGTGTTCGAGTACGAGGATTTCCGGGACCTGACCTCGGTCGGCGCCCCGCCCGGCCAGGAGCCGCTGTACGAGTTCGACGCGAACGTCGTGCAGATCTTCATGTCGTTCTGGTTCTAG
- a CDS encoding DUF4266 domain-containing protein: protein MSLALAVGLLSAAGCSVEPWVKPYERDRLADPIMSWDRDPVSSAYIHHVYEAREGARGATGSAGGGCGCN from the coding sequence GTGTCGCTCGCCCTGGCCGTCGGCCTGCTGAGCGCAGCCGGCTGCAGCGTCGAGCCGTGGGTCAAGCCTTACGAGCGGGATCGCCTCGCCGACCCGATCATGTCGTGGGACCGGGATCCGGTCTCGTCGGCCTACATCCACCACGTATACGAGGCGCGCGAGGGCGCGCGGGGCGCGACCGGAAGCGCCGGAGGCGGGTGTGGCTGCAACTGA
- a CDS encoding TlpA disulfide reductase family protein, translated as MLRSIVLLASSALLATAAVAADQLSGPAPDFTLRSRSGETISLSDLKGQVVMINFWATWCGPCRQEMPHLEALHQRYHDLGFTLLGVNVEEDSRGVEAFLEETPVSFDILYDPANEVSELYGVIAMPSTVMIDRKGNLRFIHHGYQPGYENDYQAEIRALLRE; from the coding sequence ATGCTGAGATCGATTGTGTTGCTGGCCTCGAGCGCGCTGCTCGCGACCGCCGCGGTGGCCGCGGACCAGCTCTCCGGTCCCGCACCCGATTTCACGCTCCGGTCGCGCAGCGGAGAGACGATCTCGCTCTCCGACCTGAAGGGACAGGTGGTGATGATCAACTTCTGGGCGACGTGGTGCGGACCCTGCCGGCAGGAGATGCCGCACCTCGAGGCCCTGCACCAGCGCTACCACGACCTCGGCTTCACGCTCCTCGGGGTCAACGTCGAGGAAGACTCCCGCGGCGTCGAGGCGTTCCTCGAGGAGACGCCGGTGAGCTTCGACATCCTCTATGACCCGGCTAACGAGGTCAGCGAGCTTTACGGCGTGATCGCCATGCCGAGCACCGTGATGATCGATCGCAAGGGCAACCTGCGCTTCATCCATCACGGCTATCAGCCCGGCTACGAGAACGATTATCAGGCGGAGATTCGCGCGCTGCTGCGTGAATGA
- a CDS encoding outer membrane beta-barrel domain-containing protein codes for MEGRVLVLLLMPVLSLALTGCGRHRLVETADADTPPVIEPDVERRTIEPADIDTEDFEIGVFAGQLSVEDFGVNTVVGARFAYHITPGFFVELAGGDTKTEETSFERLSGAAQLLTDEEREYSYYNVSLGYNILPGESFIGRNRALNTSLYLIGGVGKTSFAGDDRFTMNVGMGLRLLPLDWLAVHADVRDHVFDIDLLGQEKTSHNLECHVGVTFFF; via the coding sequence ATGGAAGGCAGGGTTCTCGTTCTTCTTCTGATGCCGGTATTGAGCCTCGCGCTGACCGGCTGCGGGCGGCACCGTCTCGTGGAGACGGCGGACGCGGATACGCCGCCCGTCATCGAGCCCGACGTCGAGCGGCGCACGATCGAGCCGGCGGACATCGACACCGAGGACTTCGAAATCGGCGTGTTCGCGGGCCAGCTCAGCGTCGAGGACTTCGGCGTGAACACCGTGGTCGGCGCGCGCTTCGCGTATCACATCACGCCCGGCTTCTTCGTCGAGCTCGCGGGAGGCGACACGAAGACGGAGGAGACGAGCTTCGAGCGATTGAGCGGAGCTGCGCAGCTGCTCACAGACGAGGAACGCGAATATTCCTACTATAACGTGTCGCTGGGCTACAACATTTTGCCCGGCGAAAGCTTCATCGGGCGTAATAGGGCGTTGAACACGTCGCTTTACTTAATCGGAGGCGTGGGCAAGACCTCCTTCGCGGGCGACGACCGTTTCACGATGAACGTCGGAATGGGGCTACGGCTGTTGCCGCTCGATTGGCTGGCCGTGCATGCGGACGTACGCGACCACGTCTTCGACATCGACCTGCTAGGTCAAGAGAAGACCTCGCACAACCTCGAATGCCACGTGGGCGTGACGTTCTTCTTTTGA
- a CDS encoding SH3 domain-containing protein, whose product MARNRRPGSMGDGAAGEPRPDWPGRNAPVRRASRLVEAAVALAGALASWSAHGADVYEVVVQDPFLELHTGPAPGYPVFYVAERGETVEILRRRTDWFQVRVPRGEEGWVALEQLQRTLGVDGERFDVPGLELGDYAERRWEAGALYGDFGGANVISVYGAFSFTENLSVELWLSQALGRFSDSKLASVNIVHMLYPNRRFSPYLTLGAGAVKTEPKATLVATTDRTDSAAHAGAGLRTYLTGRFLLRAEYKTYVVFTSRNDNEEIREWKAGFSFFF is encoded by the coding sequence GTGGCACGTAACCGCCGACCCGGCAGCATGGGGGACGGAGCCGCCGGAGAGCCTCGCCCGGACTGGCCGGGCCGCAATGCGCCGGTGCGCCGTGCATCGAGGCTCGTCGAGGCCGCCGTCGCGCTCGCGGGCGCGCTCGCGTCGTGGTCGGCACACGGCGCGGACGTCTACGAGGTCGTGGTTCAGGATCCGTTCCTCGAGCTCCACACGGGCCCCGCACCCGGCTACCCGGTCTTCTACGTCGCAGAGCGCGGCGAGACGGTCGAGATCTTGAGGCGGCGCACGGATTGGTTCCAGGTGCGCGTGCCTCGCGGCGAGGAGGGATGGGTCGCGCTCGAGCAGCTCCAACGCACGCTCGGTGTGGACGGCGAGCGGTTCGACGTGCCCGGTCTCGAGCTCGGCGATTACGCGGAGCGGCGCTGGGAGGCGGGCGCGCTCTACGGCGATTTCGGCGGCGCGAACGTGATCTCGGTCTACGGGGCGTTCAGCTTCACGGAAAACCTGTCGGTCGAGCTCTGGCTGTCGCAGGCGCTCGGGCGCTTTTCGGACAGCAAGCTCGCGAGCGTCAACATCGTCCACATGCTGTATCCGAACCGCCGCTTCTCGCCGTATCTGACGCTCGGCGCGGGCGCCGTGAAGACGGAGCCGAAGGCGACGCTCGTCGCGACCACCGACCGCACCGATTCCGCCGCTCACGCGGGCGCGGGTCTGCGCACGTATCTCACGGGCCGCTTCCTGCTGCGCGCCGAGTACAAGACTTACGTCGTGTTCACCAGCCGGAACGACAACGAGGAAATCAGAGAATGGAAGGCAGGGTTCTCGTTCTTCTTCTGA
- a CDS encoding LamG domain-containing protein codes for MQHTTLRSRAVALGLLLAAAGCGGGSGPGVEEIPGTGSSGGSDYEGPAPSTADVQSFKINLFDNIRSSNRCGGCHGVEGGQAPMFARSDDVNLAYAEANKVVDLTSPDDSIMVLKVAGGHNCWLTSDAACAEILTTWITNWAGELAAGGGRKIELEPPAIRDPGQSKSFPADPAQFAATIYPKLEEHCGACHTSTSPTRQSPFFAEGPGTDPMAVAAAYEAAKARINLDDPASSRFVVRLREESHNCWTSDCDADASVLQAAIQDFADGVPLTEVDPALLTSKALTLYEGTVAAGGNRYEANVIALYEFKTGQGGTAFDTSGVDPAMDLQLSGAVEWVGGWGLSFSGGKAQASTAASAKLRDQIAATGEYSIEAWVAPGNVVQEDRRIVSYSAGTMLRNFNLGQTMYNYDFFNRSSNSDENGNPQLSTPDAAEVLQATLQHVVATFDPVEGRKIYVNGILVADQDPAPGGTLTDWDDTYAFVLGNEVSGDKPWTGVIRLVAIHNRALTPEQVQQNYAAGVGEKFFLLFSVEHLTDVPESYVVFEAAQFDSYAYLFRNPFFISLDETVQPSGIDIEGIRIGLNGAEAPVGQSFARLDATISSDAYDPETGQILADLGTVVPLEKGPGSDEFFLTFDRIGSHVFDRPPPPIPAPPAPQDLPPASDIGVRTFDEINATMAAITGVSPNEPNVRATFETVRQSLPAVPTLEAVLASHQVAIAQLAIEYCNALIEDTNLRHDLFGSFPFGSPPSVAFPASQDALFDPLLDRMLGTIHLATQPDRAFVEQELDMMINGRPSDPSRPGLASTDSGDPERTETIAKAVCSAVLGSAAMLVQ; via the coding sequence ATGCAGCACACGACCCTTCGATCGCGCGCCGTCGCATTGGGCTTGCTCCTCGCCGCGGCGGGATGCGGCGGCGGAAGCGGCCCCGGCGTCGAGGAGATCCCGGGCACCGGCTCCTCGGGCGGCTCGGACTACGAGGGCCCGGCGCCGTCCACGGCCGACGTCCAATCGTTCAAGATCAACCTGTTCGACAACATCCGCTCGAGCAACCGCTGCGGCGGCTGTCACGGCGTCGAAGGCGGTCAGGCACCGATGTTCGCCCGCAGCGACGACGTGAATCTCGCGTACGCCGAGGCCAACAAGGTCGTCGATCTGACGTCGCCCGACGACTCCATCATGGTCCTGAAGGTCGCCGGCGGCCACAACTGCTGGCTCACGAGCGACGCCGCGTGCGCGGAGATCCTCACGACGTGGATCACGAACTGGGCCGGCGAGCTCGCGGCCGGCGGAGGCCGCAAGATCGAGCTCGAGCCGCCGGCGATCCGCGACCCGGGCCAGAGCAAGAGCTTCCCGGCGGACCCCGCCCAGTTCGCGGCGACGATCTACCCCAAGCTCGAGGAGCATTGCGGAGCGTGCCACACGTCGACGTCGCCGACGCGGCAGTCGCCGTTCTTTGCCGAAGGGCCCGGGACCGACCCGATGGCCGTGGCGGCCGCGTACGAGGCCGCGAAGGCGAGGATCAATCTCGACGATCCGGCGAGCTCGCGCTTCGTCGTGCGGCTGCGCGAGGAATCGCACAACTGCTGGACGAGCGACTGCGACGCGGATGCGAGCGTGCTACAGGCGGCGATCCAGGATTTCGCCGACGGTGTGCCGCTCACCGAGGTGGATCCGGCGCTGCTGACGAGCAAGGCGCTCACCTTATATGAAGGCACGGTCGCGGCCGGCGGCAACCGCTACGAAGCGAACGTGATCGCGCTCTACGAGTTCAAGACCGGCCAGGGCGGCACCGCGTTCGATACGAGCGGCGTTGATCCGGCGATGGACTTGCAGCTCTCGGGCGCGGTCGAGTGGGTCGGGGGCTGGGGCCTCAGCTTCTCCGGCGGCAAGGCGCAGGCCTCCACGGCCGCGAGCGCGAAGCTTCGCGACCAGATCGCCGCCACCGGCGAGTACTCGATCGAGGCCTGGGTCGCGCCCGGCAACGTCGTGCAGGAGGACCGCCGCATCGTCAGCTACTCGGCCGGCACGATGCTGCGCAACTTCAATCTCGGCCAGACGATGTACAACTACGACTTCTTCAACCGCTCGAGCAACTCCGACGAGAACGGCAACCCGCAGCTCTCGACGCCGGACGCCGCCGAGGTGCTCCAGGCGACGCTGCAGCACGTCGTCGCGACGTTCGATCCGGTGGAAGGGCGCAAGATCTACGTGAACGGCATTCTCGTCGCCGATCAGGATCCGGCGCCGGGCGGGACGCTGACGGATTGGGACGACACGTACGCGTTCGTACTCGGCAACGAAGTTTCCGGCGACAAGCCGTGGACCGGCGTGATTCGTCTCGTCGCCATTCACAACCGCGCGTTGACGCCGGAGCAGGTTCAGCAGAACTACGCGGCCGGTGTCGGCGAGAAGTTCTTCCTGTTGTTCTCCGTCGAGCATCTGACCGATGTGCCGGAGAGCTACGTCGTGTTCGAGGCCGCGCAGTTCGACAGCTACGCATACCTCTTCCGCAACCCCTTCTTCATCAGCCTGGATGAGACGGTTCAGCCGAGCGGCATCGACATCGAAGGGATACGCATCGGCCTGAACGGAGCCGAGGCGCCGGTCGGCCAGTCGTTCGCGCGGCTCGACGCGACGATCTCGAGCGACGCGTACGATCCCGAGACCGGGCAAATCCTCGCCGATCTCGGCACGGTCGTGCCACTCGAGAAGGGACCGGGCTCCGACGAGTTCTTCCTCACGTTCGATCGAATCGGATCTCACGTTTTCGACCGGCCGCCTCCGCCGATCCCGGCCCCCCCGGCGCCGCAGGATCTGCCGCCCGCGTCCGACATCGGCGTGCGCACGTTCGACGAGATCAACGCGACGATGGCCGCGATCACCGGGGTCAGCCCGAACGAACCGAACGTCCGCGCGACGTTCGAGACGGTGCGCCAGTCGCTGCCGGCGGTGCCGACGCTCGAGGCGGTGCTTGCGTCGCATCAGGTGGCGATCGCGCAGCTCGCGATCGAGTATTGCAATGCGCTGATCGAGGACACGAACCTGCGGCACGACCTTTTCGGCAGCTTTCCGTTCGGGTCGCCGCCATCCGTCGCGTTCCCGGCCTCGCAGGATGCGCTCTTCGATCCGCTGCTCGACCGCATGCTCGGAACGATTCATCTCGCAACGCAGCCGGACCGCGCGTTCGTCGAGCAGGAGCTCGACATGATGATCAACGGCCGGCCGAGCGACCCGTCTCGGCCGGGCCTCGCGAGCACGGACAGCGGCGATCCCGAGCGGACGGAAACGATCGCGAAGGCCGTCTGCTCCGCGGTGCTCGGCAGCGCGGCGATGCTGGTGCAGTGA
- a CDS encoding class I SAM-dependent methyltransferase has product MSEAQGPGALLACPRCDRTPLEPLERGYRCAGCKVDFPLLDGIPWLFAEPAAAVGEWRGRLHFALRRLDHEQAGVRRALERPGIRASTRKRLERLRDAVAGQSERLRRLLAPLDVDAPTAAYETYLALRTRPPSDQGLLTYQANLHRDWAWGDDENRASLALVRTALGATAPGKTLVLGAGGGRLAYDIHQTLAPDVTFALDFNPLLLLVAARVTRGETVELYEFPLAPKDAEGHAVLRRLGVDVPARAGFELVLADAHRPPFAKGAFDTIVTPWLVDILPEPLDDLAARINHLLADGGRWVNFGSLSFHDADPALHYPLDECSEVLVENGFSAPEAREERIPYLASPASRHARSEEIVVWRADKQRRVKRPPRHEALPDWIVRGNEPVPLSASFRSQITATRIHAYIMSLIDGKRSLKDIARILAEQRLMTADEAEPALRSFLIRMYEDARRQRAY; this is encoded by the coding sequence ATGAGTGAAGCGCAGGGCCCCGGCGCCCTCCTCGCCTGCCCCCGCTGCGACCGCACGCCGCTCGAGCCGCTCGAGCGCGGCTACCGCTGCGCGGGATGCAAGGTCGACTTCCCGCTGCTCGACGGCATCCCGTGGCTCTTCGCGGAGCCCGCGGCCGCCGTCGGCGAGTGGCGCGGGCGGCTGCATTTCGCGCTGCGCCGGCTCGACCACGAGCAGGCCGGCGTCCGCCGCGCGCTGGAGCGGCCGGGGATCCGCGCGTCCACGCGCAAGCGTCTCGAGCGGCTGCGCGACGCCGTCGCCGGCCAGAGCGAGCGCCTGCGGCGACTGCTCGCGCCGCTCGACGTGGACGCACCGACGGCCGCGTACGAAACGTACCTCGCGCTGCGCACGCGGCCGCCGTCCGATCAAGGCCTGCTCACGTACCAGGCGAACCTCCATCGCGACTGGGCCTGGGGCGACGACGAGAACCGCGCGTCGCTCGCGCTCGTTCGGACTGCGCTCGGTGCGACGGCCCCGGGAAAGACTCTCGTCCTCGGCGCGGGCGGCGGCCGGCTCGCGTACGACATTCACCAAACGCTCGCGCCGGACGTGACCTTCGCGCTCGACTTCAATCCTCTGCTGCTGCTCGTCGCGGCGCGCGTCACGCGCGGGGAGACGGTCGAGCTCTACGAGTTTCCGCTCGCGCCGAAGGACGCGGAAGGCCACGCGGTGCTGCGGCGTCTCGGCGTCGACGTGCCGGCGCGGGCAGGCTTCGAGCTCGTGCTGGCCGATGCGCACCGGCCGCCTTTCGCGAAGGGCGCGTTCGACACGATCGTGACCCCTTGGCTCGTCGACATCCTGCCGGAGCCGCTCGATGATCTGGCCGCGCGCATCAACCATCTGCTCGCGGACGGCGGCCGATGGGTCAACTTCGGCTCGCTGAGCTTTCACGATGCCGACCCGGCGCTGCATTACCCGCTCGACGAATGCAGCGAGGTGCTCGTCGAGAACGGCTTCTCGGCGCCGGAGGCGCGCGAGGAGCGCATCCCGTACCTCGCCTCGCCGGCGAGCCGGCACGCGCGGAGCGAGGAGATCGTGGTGTGGCGCGCGGACAAGCAGCGGCGCGTGAAGCGGCCGCCGCGCCACGAAGCCCTGCCGGACTGGATCGTGCGCGGCAACGAGCCGGTGCCGTTGTCCGCGTCGTTCCGCTCGCAGATCACGGCGACGCGGATCCACGCGTACATCATGTCGCTGATCGACGGAAAGCGATCGTTGAAGGACATCGCGCGCATCCTGGCCGAGCAACGGCTCATGACGGCGGATGAAGCCGAGCCCGCGTTACGCTCGTTTCTGATCAGAATGTACGAGGATGCGCGCCGGCAGCGGGCATACTAG